The Oncorhynchus mykiss isolate Arlee chromosome 5, USDA_OmykA_1.1, whole genome shotgun sequence DNA window TTCATCATCAAGGCTTCTAAACTACCATGACTTTGAACACAGACATCCTTTGAAGTAACTATTGCTAGGATCCCATTGTCCATTCTATGTCTtttatatgtaattctatgactTTGTCCATACAGATTTGAAACTGTCCATCCAGAGAAGCTGTGGTGAGAATGAAGACTAATGGTCCAGATGCTTACTTGGCTCTGGTGAGGGCCACGTTGAGACGGCGCGGGTCATTGAGGAAGCCGATGCCCTGGTGCTCGTTGGCTCGTACGCACGACAGGATGATAAAGTCCTTCTCCCTGCCCTGGAACGCGTCCACGCTGGCGATCTCAACCTCCTGATAGCAAGACAAGAGGATAGAACCGTGTTGTAACATTGGTCATCGAGACCTGTTGCATTTGGCATTGGTCAAATGGCAACAGGGATCGACAGAAATAGCAGCGCAATATTATTTTCAGATTTTATAAGTCTGCTACCATCTGCAGAACAATAACAAAGCAAATCAATATCACAAATCATGTTCTTGAGAAGACTTGCGACAACAAAAATATattgaattgtttttttcccAAGACAAGTGCAAGTTCAGCTATACTGCCGTACCTGGTAGAGTTTTGTATGGAGGGAACCACTGAACTGCATGTACTGCACCAGGTAGGACCTCTGGCCCTCGTAGGGGGTGATGATGCCTATCTGGTCAGGCTTGGCCCCAGCCTTCAGCAGCCTGGTTGTGATCTTCTCCACGTTGGCCGCCTCAGTTCTGGGGAGAGGACAGTGTTTAAAAAGGTTCCATTCAAACTAAATGAAGAGACGCACTCTATGTGCATTTCAAAATAGCAATCAATTCTGTTGATGCTTAGAGATGAACCTTCACAGGACTGTTAGCCGTACCTGTTCAGGTAGGACGTTCCAGAGCTGGCTATTTCCTCCTGGCCTTGAGTTACATAGAAGAACATGGGCTTGTCTGGCTGCGGCCACTGGAAGTCAAAGCCTTTCTTGATGCGGTCAGCTTCCCAGGATAAACAGAGAATTTGTCAACATGGTTAGTATGGGAATTGGTCTTCAATAATTCAGCGAGATTGTGAACAAACCTAAAATTGGCCATTTTATTCTACAGCAAATACGTGCCCAAAAGCAATATGCTTTGAGTTGCTGTCGATTTCAGAATGGCCTAACAAACTTCCACAGTAGAGTAAATGCTTTATACTCAGTGTATGAACACAAACACCGCTTGAATCCAAAGCAGATCTACACTGCTGCTTCTAGATCTTCTAGGGATGAACAAACACACTTTCTACAAAAACGTCACATGTTCTAGATGCAAGGCACCAGTACATTGCTGATAATAAGTGTGAATTAATTTgaaatgaaaacattttttttacatttaatttttAACACATGACAATTCAAAAGCTATAATATGACCGAGAAGCCTGGTGAAAACGTCTAACTCACCAGCGGTGACTCCGTTCTGCAGGGAGCCCTCGTAGAAGATGTTGGAGGGGAAAGAGCTGAGGGCCGGGTGCATACGGTACTGCACCTGCAGACGAATGGGCCTGATGCCCAGCACCACCAGACGCTCAAACAGAGACTGGGACAGGCCTGCTTTGGCTGCCTTCTTACACATCACTACTGGGCCCAGCTGGCAGTGGTCTCCCACCAGAATGAGCTGTGAAGGGGGGAATTAATGATGAAATGACAATCAATTAACCAAATATTCTCATGGGCTTTTACATTGTTTTCGTCTGGATTGAGTAAGTCACGGACAATTGACCTAGTTGAGCTCTTTATCTTGAACATAAATTGGTGTGTGGTTGTACCTGCTTGGCACCCAGGACCACAGGCACCATGCACTCTGGCTCGGTGGCCTGGGTGCTCTCATCAATCAAGATGGAGCGGAACTGCATCTTGGCCAGGCGTGGATCTCCTGCCCCCACACAGGTACAGCAGATCACATCCGCATTCTGCCGAGGGACAGAAGAGGAACAGTGGTTAACAGGTTAACAGTTGGTTTGAAATTGAAGGAACGGGGAGCCCATATCATCTTCGCTAggtcaaaaaaaaaaacattctactTGACAGCACCTGCCATACTCTTCTCATAATACTGCTGTGACATATCGGGCGACAAAGGTGTAAGTGTTGTAAAAGTCCTCCTCACCGTGAGCAGCTCTCGCTCAGCGGTGCGCTTCAGGGCCCGGTAACGCTTCTCGTCAGCAGACGACAGCTCCCCGGTCTCATCCTTCAGCTGCTGCAGCTTCTGCAGCTCTGGCATACTGAGGGTCACACCAGACACAGAGCAGGCAAAGTGGGTTGAGTCATTAGTAGCCTTGTCGAGAACCTGGCTTCCCTAATCGGAAAACCTGGCAAAGTTAATGGCAGAAACTAGTTCCAAAGGGGTATAAAGCCGGAGTGAATCAGTGACGCCTCGCAACACCTCAAACCAATTAAATGCCTTGTTTGGGCGGAGCTCTGAACGTGCCCACTAGAATAGTGTCGTAGGAGCAACGGTTCTCCATCTCATTTCAAACCGCGTATGCGGCGGCGATTCCTTGAGAGTTAAGGACACAAACCTGATCCTTGATTATTGACATCAGATGAGAAACTACTATTACCATCGGTTTCTCCACTTTCAATAAATCAGACTGCCACACTAAACTATTACCACGGCCTGTAGGTAGACACGCCATAACTTCTCTTTTTTTTGTAGGGTGCAGAGAATTTGTAATGCCTTTGACTCGATTTGTGTAGAGCACATTTCGGCCAAAACAGAATTCCGCTTTTTCTCCAGGTTCTCTTCTATTTTCTGCGATGTTGCAAACTAGCATACGCAACAACTCTCTGCAAGTGTGGCCCCGGTCACATGTGAGAGTTACGGTTCTTGAAATTGAACATCCAATAAAATGTAGCCGCTGGAATCCATCAGACCAATCAAGCCATTTCAGATGATATAAAATTCTCCAGACCTCCAAATGAGGTGTGACAACAATGCGATTTGGAGGTATGGCTATGCAAAACTAAGTCTGTGGTTGCATTCCCCTGCTCAGAAGTTGCATGCATTAACCAATGTTTACGTGCCACGTCATCGACTGTGTCATCGACTTACAGATTGCTATGACGATGTGGTTAGCGGATAATTAAAATACTTATCCAGGCGTTTTAAGATTTGGCATGAGTAAGTAAAGCCTGAGCAGAGGAACACCCCCATTAGAAACACACAGAATTAgagttattatatatatatatatatatcaatggtTCTGTTGGAAGTGCTTAAAAAAATCCATCCTTCCCTTTCCGTAATTCTTTGATATTCAAAACAGGGATAATACACTGCTACAAGCATTAACATGAGTGATTACGAGAGTACTACTACATGTAAAATTATATTTCAGACAGTGCTAACAAAGACTTAATTTCCCAGCATGCCCCACCTGTCCATGTTGCGGATCTGGTTGTGCAGCGCCAGGAATGAGACGGGGGAGTCGATGGCCTCTCTGCTCTTAGCACACAGCCGGACCACCTTCAGACCTGACATGTGGATCTtctcagtcagctggtccacCGCGATGTTACTGGGAGCACACACCAGCACGGGTCTGCAGGAACCAAACACAACAGATGAACGCAGAAAGCTAGGGCAACGTGGAGATGCTTTTGATGTGCGTCGCTTCAGATTCTCGTTAAGTACGATACACTTGCTGTAAGTCGTTCTAGATGAGAGCTTCTGCTTAACGGCTTGAATGTAAACTGCACGCAaaaatgctttaaaaaaatacaCATATGCATAGTGAGTGTAACCCATCTTACCCGTTGCCCTGCCTGGCGAGCTGGTACACTATGGTGGCAGAGGTGACAGTTTTCCCAGTGCCGGGGGGGCCTTGGATAAGACTGAGGGGTCTTTGCAGCACAGTCTTCACAGCATACACCTATtttacacacacaaatcaaaacatttatgAAAGCTGTGCAAAGAGCACATGGTAGTACGGGGAATTAACATCTAACTCCAAATGAAGTTTTCGTGATTATAAGACGACGTTACTATAATACGGTTTCCCCATTATAAGAGGAAATGTCTAATTTTCTGTGATCATTCATCCACTAAAACGAATGGTTAAAAATGCAAACAAGTTCAGTTTCCGGAAGTCAGGTTTGGTCAGGTCAGTGAGGTGTTAAGAGTATGTGTGTGGGTCAGACCTGAGAGTGGTTGAGATCGGGCAGGCCCTGGGCAGTGAAGCGTTTGGGCAGCTGACACTTGATGATGACATCCTCCACCTCGTGGCCCAGCAGTTTGTGGTAGATGTAGCCTGACACGGACGTCTCGTCCACAGCAAAGGTCTTCAGGGCACTCTGCATTCTGGAACCCAGTGGAAACCAATGGGTTATGGTGGCAATAGAGAGTGACGTGATTAACAGCAATAATACCAGCTAGTACCTTCATATCATGTCTTATTCATTCAATTCTTCAATATACGTCAGGAGTTATGTTCGGGATAAATCATGTGAAACGCTGCCGAAGCTAAGGCATCAGTACTCTGGAAGTCACATTTAAGAACACCAGAGCATCAACAACCAAAGTAGAACTGCTTAAATATTCAGATCGGCTTGTCACACCTGTCAAAGGAAGTGGACTTCCACACGAAATCCACCTGGTAGTCGTGGGTTGTTTCCACAGGTGCTCCGACACTGCTGCGCAATTCTATAGCAATCTCATCTCCATAGTCTTTCACAAAGGGTGCTAAGGAAATAAGTACAGCAAAATAGCCTTTCCTCCTTGTGGAATGTTAGAAAGAAAAAGACGTGTCCCCATCCCCTCCCCCACCCACTTGAACGGGGCTAATAGTAGGGAAGAAAAGCAAGGTCTACAGAACTGTAGATTTTCCCCTACATTAGCATATATCAGATACACTAGCCAGGTGCAAACTAGAGGGGCATTAACTAATGGGTGGACTTCTCCTAAGGGAGTTCTATGGGGTATTGAACCCTTAATAATTTGGTTTAAATTAGGTAATTATCTCCCGATAAAATATGATTTATTTCTGCAAGCCTTTGAACATTGCAACCTAATAACGTGGCTAGTATCATTAGACTGATTACCTCACGTTTTGCATTGGTTACCAAGAACTAGTCTGCATTCTTTTTTTTATGACCCCCACCATGGAAAAATAAAGATGGAGAGGTGGATCCTATTTGTTAAAAAGGGACCACTTTGAAAAGGTGGTCAGAAGGGTAGAGATGAGCAACCATTGAAGAATTAAAGTTTTTCTTCAGAAATGGTCTTTTAGTTAAAGGATACTGTCTGGGACTTTGATGACATGACCGATGCCTTTCCAAAGTGGGGCCAGGTCTCCTTTGTAGCGCAGACAAATCTCATCTCCCTGCATCAACCGCATGTCTGTACAAACCACCACAAACAGAGACACATCAGAAACACTTTGCTCAAAACTATATCACAAAATATACGAATAATGGTTCCAATGAGGCGGACAGAATACAATACCGTACACACACGGCACGACACAAAACGAACACACCACCAGGGATGCAGGTATGGGATGCTTGGGATGCAAGGGTTCTCTATGCACAGCAGAACAACCGGTATACAGAGAAAAGTCAATTGAAAGAATTACCACCTGAATCCGTCTTGGGCAAGGAGAAATAGGCAATCCGCTTTTTATTCAGCCCCAGGTCCCACCTGACCGTTATATTATCTTGGGTCTATGAAGAGTTCCAGATGAGAACAAGGGAAACAATAAATAGGACAAGTTAGTCGTCATACTGTTATTAGCTACATAAAAGAAAACTCAGCCCCCTTGCTATGTTCAAGTACAATGTCCTTTTCTTTGAACTGCATCGTTCCCTGCACATGTTCACTGATTTGACAAATTTGGCCGGGTTATAGCAAGGTTTCCACCATTATGATTTTACCTCACACAAGACAGATAAAGTACTGCATGTAAACATTTAATAGAGTGGGTATGTTGTAGTAGGCAGTTGCACAGTAGACTCATGTGTGACAGACGTTTTGTTGCCTTAAAGGGGAGCTTATGGATGATCTTGGGCCCTATAAAATCAGATTTCATTTTTGATGAATTCTGTTTTTCCATGTTTCAGATTTGCTGCCGTTTTTCTGGTTTTCGCTCACTAAAacacacttaaaaaaaatatatataaaaaactacTAAATTGGATGTTCCAAATCTACAACAACGCTTAAACTGCATCAGAATTTATGCATCTAAGAATTTTACATTTTTGGGTATAGATACCCTTAATTCAAGTGTGCACCAGCAAGATACTTTGTTTTTTCTGTAGTACACATGTGAGTGCAGAGTTTGCTTTACAAATcaccactggattgatgcaaataatcatgatatcattctgccaggtaggcatagACTACTTTGCAATTGATATTTAATTGAAAAGGTTTTTGAggaagcctttccatctaccagacgATAgttatcattagcatcatcgctatcAGCCACACAAAGTGGTAGacaaacgcgcacacacagacaggggcatTCCCATACTGCCTCTTCAGAATGTTGAAGGTAAAAACAGAATCAACGCATGACTAcaaagttcaatacatttagtcgGTTTCCTAATAtgttcaatacatttttgaatattgtttaATGTCTGCATTCCGTGACTCCATCCGGGTTCTCCACATCGCAGATTTTTATAGGGACCTAACTATCTAAAGGGGATGTGGAGGCTATACCTGGGACTCTTTAAGCTTTTTGTCGTAGTCGGCCTCCAGTTTGACAAGGGGGCCGAAGATGTTCTGGTACTGGTAGGCATCCTCGTAGCGCAGCAGCACATGTTGAGGCTCCTCGTCTACACCGGGCTTCTCCAGATCCTCCAGAGTGGCTGTTGGATTGTCCTGAGACGAGAGGATGCACAGGTTCAAGTTTTCATGCACATCCATATATGGTAACACTGACTGATTCCTCCTACAGCTACTGACAGGTGTTGGTAGGGACTGTCCCTGCCTAGTTTTGTTGCCCTTCTGCCCCAAAAGAGGCCTTGATTTGTtgaatgaaccccccccccccagtatgtTTGATGCTGTGGTGTTTCATGGTTATTTATGAAGTTAAAATACGTGTACAGTGCATTGTCTACTTCATGGCCCTGGATAGGTTGAGTCAGCCCAGTACCTTCCAGAGCTCCTCTAGCTTGTTGATCTGTTGGGCGGTAATCTGGCGGGCCCGGAGCTGCTCCTGCTCCGAGGGGATCTTTACCAGCCAGGACAGGAAGCAGCGGTCCTGGATCAGCGGCTGCCACTGGGAGCTGTCCCAGTTTATGTCTTTCAGGCTGCTCTGACTGGCACATGGCTGCCTAAGAGCACAAACATTTGGATATAGTCAACATACACTTGCATTATCGAAAGTCTGTTCGACAGAAGATTGTGCTGATCTCTTGCCATAATAGGATATTCTCAAATCAAGTTTATAAGTCATATACACAGTTTATAGCAGGTATAAACggtgcagtgaaatgctaaaTTGCAAGTTCTTCGCTGCACCTTTTCAACCTGCTGTAAACGGTGTAAGCGTTGATTTGATACTTACGTTTACATCACGGCCTCTATGGCAACACGTGTGTATACTGTCAAATCTatggtaataacacacacacaatcagtctctctatcacaccacacacacagcgtTGGCCATCATTCCCTCTTTTTCAGCACATTATACACACCTGCACAGCAGCACCACCACAGAGTCGGCCTTGGCGGGTATGAAGCCCAGGAGGAAGACGTTGCGACAGCCACAGTTGTAGCACTCCAGCACCGTCTCGCCCAGCGGCCCGTCTTTGTGCAGAGTCACCTCTTTGCATTTGGCTCTCACCAAGTGGTTTACGATGTGGCTGAACGAGAGCATGGAAGACGATCAACTTACATGCACACGCATGTTATGaatgcattttttttgtgtggataTGATGCTGTCGTGATGCATACCTGCCAGATGTATTGCCACGTCCATTGCAGAACCACTTCTTGCTTGTGTTGCAGTACACCACACACGCAGGATCATGGATGCCACAGTAACTGAAAAAAGAAACATAACAACAGGCCCTTTTATGACTTCTCGGTCATACGTATTTACTCATAATCTGGTGAAGCAGCACCGAAAGCAATAACAGAGTTATAATACGTTTATATTACAACAGTTATTATTTTACTTTATTTACAAACTACCTGCAGGCATGCAGTGGGAGGTCTTTAGTGTAATAGgtgtcctcttcatcctcctcaaaGTTCAACTCAGAGAGAATTTGGCTCGCCTTGGCAACATCATCAACCCCTCCATTGTGAAGCCCTTCATTAGGACCATTCACCTACAGATAGAGTATGGTTGAATTAAGACTGAACTATTGCTATGGCACTAGGTAACGTTAGAAACATATTTAATTTGCCACTACTATGAACGCATACAACTTTAAAAAAGGTAAAACAACACAAGCATACTTTAAATTTGTGGACGAATTTTTTGGTTTGTAGTCAAACCACTTGATGAATACTTGGAACTGCTGCAGAACGTCTTTACCCACATCCGTACTGTTGTTGTTAGTTAGCAATTTTAGCATGACCAACATTTAGCACATGTTTTTGGCCTTTAATTTTGGAGAGGAGGAAGTCAATGGGTGGCGATACGGTATTAGACAAGAAGCTAAGTTAGCTAACTAAAGCTACCGTACACTGTTAGCTATCACTAACTAACTTTGTAATATAGCCAGCCCAGTGACGTGTAAAAAGTGATTGATACATATAATGCTAACTAGTTAGCAAACGagttagctagtcagctagctaGTACGATCACTGGCTAACAACGCTTTATAatattagctggctagctaactgtTGATAGCGTAAGCAAACAGTCAACATTGTTGGTGGTGGCGAGCAAGCAAACTAACGCCTTAACGTTACTTGTTAGCTAGCGTgtttggctagctaacgttaacggtTGACATGAAGAATAGAAACCTGATTGTCCAGCTGACTCTGGGTGTGGCCTTGAGTTTGTGTCTGGCTAGGTAGGGTAAAATCGGTAAACTCGTACTCCGAGCCCTGGGTATCTGCTCCAAGTAGCTCCGCTTCTTCAGTGTCCAGGAAGGTGAGCGTTTGAGAACTCGGCCCGTACGCTTCCACACTCATCTCGACACAAGTTGCGCGGACTAAACAGACTCCGATGCTGCGATGAATATGATCAAGATCTTCAGTGATATGTTTATCAATGCTGATATCTGTGATCACCGCTTCTTCTTCGAGTCTGATTTGAACATAAACAAAATTCTAACCGCACCAGAAATTAAACCGAAAACAACTCGAGGCGCCTGAACTCCAACACCAAACAGTGACGAACTTCCTAGCCACACAACGTGCATAGAGAACAGAAATGCAAATGAAGGAGGATTAAACTATTATTGATGGATTGATTGATATTGGTGACAAAAATCTATTTTttatcatgtaaaaaaaaatcagtaGCTATCAACTAGAAGTGTTTACTATGAATATACTTATGATTGGAAGAGAATTACAATTGTGTGTGGGTTATTCTCGAGGCACATGGGAAACCAAAAttatgttaatttatttattCAAACGTTAATGAGGGTCATCTTtttcaatgtttatttttgtttacaaAACCAACCACTAAATAGAAATACGGGAAAATACAGAGGAATTTGATATACATCTAGATGTCATAAAATATGATACACATCTAAGAACAATAGGCCTACACATTGAGACAGAGGAGCATTTATAGGTTGGTATAGATGTTAGGCATACTGGGATCGATGTATGGCGGAAGTTTATTTCTAAATAGTAACCTAGTGAATATTCTACAGCCCTTTCCATTATTACACAGGTCAGAAGAGTAGAGTAAGGAAATTGGTCACCTCAACAAGCATTTGGGGACATAGGCTTTCACATCTGTGAGTATAGTCACAATTTAATCACATATGTAATAACCAGTATGTGACAGTGTGAAGGAACACATAAACAACACAAAGACAAATCTCCATGGATACAGTCCATGAACACTCAAATACCCAGTAAACACAAAACATATTTTAGGCAACGAAATTGCTTATGACAGTTGTTCTGGGAAGAAGATACAATTAATCTGGATCAGGTACTGTATGTTATTATGTGGTTGTACCACGAGAGGTATGACATGTCTTTTAAAATATAGATACAACACGGGAAGAAGCCGTAATGGGAGACAACTGAAAACAAATACTGTGTTATGACAAAAAT harbors:
- the LOC110524138 gene encoding regulator of nonsense transcripts 1 isoform X2, coding for MSVEAYGPSSQTLTFLDTEEAELLGADTQGSEYEFTDFTLPSQTQTQGHTQSQLDNQVNGPNEGLHNGGVDDVAKASQILSELNFEEDEEDTYYTKDLPLHACSYCGIHDPACVVYCNTSKKWFCNGRGNTSGSHIVNHLVRAKCKEVTLHKDGPLGETVLECYNCGCRNVFLLGFIPAKADSVVVLLCRQPCASQSSLKDINWDSSQWQPLIQDRCFLSWLVKIPSEQEQLRARQITAQQINKLEELWKDNPTATLEDLEKPGVDEEPQHVLLRYEDAYQYQNIFGPLVKLEADYDKKLKESQTQDNITVRWDLGLNKKRIAYFSLPKTDSDMRLMQGDEICLRYKGDLAPLWKGIGHVIKVPDTPFVKDYGDEIAIELRSSVGAPVETTHDYQVDFVWKSTSFDRMQSALKTFAVDETSVSGYIYHKLLGHEVEDVIIKCQLPKRFTAQGLPDLNHSQVYAVKTVLQRPLSLIQGPPGTGKTVTSATIVYQLARQGNGPVLVCAPSNIAVDQLTEKIHMSGLKVVRLCAKSREAIDSPVSFLALHNQIRNMDSMPELQKLQQLKDETGELSSADEKRYRALKRTAERELLTNADVICCTCVGAGDPRLAKMQFRSILIDESTQATEPECMVPVVLGAKQLILVGDHCQLGPVVMCKKAAKAGLSQSLFERLVVLGIRPIRLQVQYRMHPALSSFPSNIFYEGSLQNGVTAADRIKKGFDFQWPQPDKPMFFYVTQGQEEIASSGTSYLNRTEAANVEKITTRLLKAGAKPDQIGIITPYEGQRSYLVQYMQFSGSLHTKLYQEVEIASVDAFQGREKDFIILSCVRANEHQGIGFLNDPRRLNVALTRAKYGVIIVGNPKALSKQPLWNHLLNYYKEQKVLVEGPLNNLRESLMQFSRPRKLVNAINPGARFMSTAMYDAREALIPGSAYDRSSAGRPSNMYFQTHDQIGMIGTGPAHMAAMNMPIPFNLVVPPMPPPGYLAQANGPAAGCGGVLKGKAGRGGRQRTRGMGNHGSSGQANGHNSQASQDVSSQPFSQGPLTQGYITMSQPSQMSQPGLSQPELSQDSYLGDEFKSQIDVALSQDSTYQGERAYQHGGVTGLSQY
- the LOC110524138 gene encoding regulator of nonsense transcripts 1 isoform X1 yields the protein MSVEAYGPSSQTLTFLDTEEAELLGADTQGSEYEFTDFTLPSQTQTQGHTQSQLDNQVNGPNEGLHNGGVDDVAKASQILSELNFEEDEEDTYYTKDLPLHACSYCGIHDPACVVYCNTSKKWFCNGRGNTSGSHIVNHLVRAKCKEVTLHKDGPLGETVLECYNCGCRNVFLLGFIPAKADSVVVLLCRQPCASQSSLKDINWDSSQWQPLIQDRCFLSWLVKIPSEQEQLRARQITAQQINKLEELWKDNPTATLEDLEKPGVDEEPQHVLLRYEDAYQYQNIFGPLVKLEADYDKKLKESQTQDNITVRWDLGLNKKRIAYFSLPKTDSGDMRLMQGDEICLRYKGDLAPLWKGIGHVIKVPDTPFVKDYGDEIAIELRSSVGAPVETTHDYQVDFVWKSTSFDRMQSALKTFAVDETSVSGYIYHKLLGHEVEDVIIKCQLPKRFTAQGLPDLNHSQVYAVKTVLQRPLSLIQGPPGTGKTVTSATIVYQLARQGNGPVLVCAPSNIAVDQLTEKIHMSGLKVVRLCAKSREAIDSPVSFLALHNQIRNMDSMPELQKLQQLKDETGELSSADEKRYRALKRTAERELLTNADVICCTCVGAGDPRLAKMQFRSILIDESTQATEPECMVPVVLGAKQLILVGDHCQLGPVVMCKKAAKAGLSQSLFERLVVLGIRPIRLQVQYRMHPALSSFPSNIFYEGSLQNGVTAADRIKKGFDFQWPQPDKPMFFYVTQGQEEIASSGTSYLNRTEAANVEKITTRLLKAGAKPDQIGIITPYEGQRSYLVQYMQFSGSLHTKLYQEVEIASVDAFQGREKDFIILSCVRANEHQGIGFLNDPRRLNVALTRAKYGVIIVGNPKALSKQPLWNHLLNYYKEQKVLVEGPLNNLRESLMQFSRPRKLVNAINPGARFMSTAMYDAREALIPGSAYDRSSAGRPSNMYFQTHDQIGMIGTGPAHMAAMNMPIPFNLVVPPMPPPGYLAQANGPAAGCGGVLKGKAGRGGRQRTRGMGNHGSSGQANGHNSQASQDVSSQPFSQGPLTQGYITMSQPSQMSQPGLSQPELSQDSYLGDEFKSQIDVALSQDSTYQGERAYQHGGVTGLSQY
- the LOC110524138 gene encoding regulator of nonsense transcripts 1 isoform X4; its protein translation is MSVEAYGPSSQTLTFLDTEEAELLGADTQGSEYEFTDFTLPSQTQTQGHTQSQLDNQVNGPNEGLHNGGVDDVAKASQILSELNFEEDEEDTYYTKDLPLHACSYCGIHDPACVVYCNTSKKWFCNGRGNTSGSHIVNHLVRAKCKEVTLHKDGPLGETVLECYNCGCRNVFLLGFIPAKADSVVVLLCRQPCASQSSLKDINWDSSQWQPLIQDRCFLSWLVKIPSEQEQLRARQITAQQINKLEELWKDNPTATLEDLEKPGVDEEPQHVLLRYEDAYQYQNIFGPLVKLEADYDKKLKESQTQDNITVRWDLGLNKKRIAYFSLPKTDSDMRLMQGDEICLRYKGDLAPLWKGIGHVIKVPDNYGDEIAIELRSSVGAPVETTHDYQVDFVWKSTSFDRMQSALKTFAVDETSVSGYIYHKLLGHEVEDVIIKCQLPKRFTAQGLPDLNHSQVYAVKTVLQRPLSLIQGPPGTGKTVTSATIVYQLARQGNGPVLVCAPSNIAVDQLTEKIHMSGLKVVRLCAKSREAIDSPVSFLALHNQIRNMDSMPELQKLQQLKDETGELSSADEKRYRALKRTAERELLTNADVICCTCVGAGDPRLAKMQFRSILIDESTQATEPECMVPVVLGAKQLILVGDHCQLGPVVMCKKAAKAGLSQSLFERLVVLGIRPIRLQVQYRMHPALSSFPSNIFYEGSLQNGVTAADRIKKGFDFQWPQPDKPMFFYVTQGQEEIASSGTSYLNRTEAANVEKITTRLLKAGAKPDQIGIITPYEGQRSYLVQYMQFSGSLHTKLYQEVEIASVDAFQGREKDFIILSCVRANEHQGIGFLNDPRRLNVALTRAKYGVIIVGNPKALSKQPLWNHLLNYYKEQKVLVEGPLNNLRESLMQFSRPRKLVNAINPGARFMSTAMYDAREALIPGSAYDRSSAGRPSNMYFQTHDQIGMIGTGPAHMAAMNMPIPFNLVVPPMPPPGYLAQANGPAAGCGGVLKGKAGRGGRQRTRGMGNHGSSGQANGHNSQASQDVSSQPFSQGPLTQGYITMSQPSQMSQPGLSQPELSQDSYLGDEFKSQIDVALSQDSTYQGERAYQHGGVTGLSQY
- the LOC110524138 gene encoding regulator of nonsense transcripts 1 isoform X3, which codes for MSVEAYGPSSQTLTFLDTEEAELLGADTQGSEYEFTDFTLPSQTQTQGHTQSQLDNQVNGPNEGLHNGGVDDVAKASQILSELNFEEDEEDTYYTKDLPLHACSYCGIHDPACVVYCNTSKKWFCNGRGNTSGSHIVNHLVRAKCKEVTLHKDGPLGETVLECYNCGCRNVFLLGFIPAKADSVVVLLCRQPCASQSSLKDINWDSSQWQPLIQDRCFLSWLVKIPSEQEQLRARQITAQQINKLEELWKDNPTATLEDLEKPGVDEEPQHVLLRYEDAYQYQNIFGPLVKLEADYDKKLKESQTQDNITVRWDLGLNKKRIAYFSLPKTDSGDMRLMQGDEICLRYKGDLAPLWKGIGHVIKVPDNYGDEIAIELRSSVGAPVETTHDYQVDFVWKSTSFDRMQSALKTFAVDETSVSGYIYHKLLGHEVEDVIIKCQLPKRFTAQGLPDLNHSQVYAVKTVLQRPLSLIQGPPGTGKTVTSATIVYQLARQGNGPVLVCAPSNIAVDQLTEKIHMSGLKVVRLCAKSREAIDSPVSFLALHNQIRNMDSMPELQKLQQLKDETGELSSADEKRYRALKRTAERELLTNADVICCTCVGAGDPRLAKMQFRSILIDESTQATEPECMVPVVLGAKQLILVGDHCQLGPVVMCKKAAKAGLSQSLFERLVVLGIRPIRLQVQYRMHPALSSFPSNIFYEGSLQNGVTAADRIKKGFDFQWPQPDKPMFFYVTQGQEEIASSGTSYLNRTEAANVEKITTRLLKAGAKPDQIGIITPYEGQRSYLVQYMQFSGSLHTKLYQEVEIASVDAFQGREKDFIILSCVRANEHQGIGFLNDPRRLNVALTRAKYGVIIVGNPKALSKQPLWNHLLNYYKEQKVLVEGPLNNLRESLMQFSRPRKLVNAINPGARFMSTAMYDAREALIPGSAYDRSSAGRPSNMYFQTHDQIGMIGTGPAHMAAMNMPIPFNLVVPPMPPPGYLAQANGPAAGCGGVLKGKAGRGGRQRTRGMGNHGSSGQANGHNSQASQDVSSQPFSQGPLTQGYITMSQPSQMSQPGLSQPELSQDSYLGDEFKSQIDVALSQDSTYQGERAYQHGGVTGLSQY